The Zea mays subsp. mays mitochondrion, complete genome genome contains a region encoding:
- the orf99-g gene encoding hypothetical protein yields the protein MAYFLSMTLFSILSWHNYLRVRAFLLAGLDYATAPFALKPFRFSFSLEARSEALFLQFPGITTFPIRYYKCRIGKVFGALDPKAAGLTQRFPLLRERSI from the coding sequence ATGGCTTACTTCTTGAGTATGACACTCTTCTCAATCCTCTCCTGGCACAACTACCTTCGAGTCCGTGCCTTTCTATTAGCAGGATTGGATTATGCGACCGCACCCTTTGCTCTCAAGCCTTTCAGGTTCAGTTTCAGTCTAGAGGCTAGGAGTGAGGCTCTTTTCCTACAGTTTCCGGGAATAACTACCTTTCCGATCCGATATTATAAGTGTAGGATTGGCAAAGTATTCGGTGCACTAGATCCTAAGGCCGCAGGCTTAACTCAACGATTTCCGCTCTTAAGGGAGAGAAGCATATAG
- the orf163 gene encoding hypothetical protein, protein MELCGCLFILVLRGAFFPRYGVSSLLGIAVLSEGFSACHACYQFLTGVPLVGLGFGEILEVVKLLRETLVHTFSGFRLEFTSRDGGGAPLSRLLLQVLGLLVALNEEKGQLNIGIPLRRWGNRLTVALGRLQKEGLEFNLTNGASITKGKGAHQALLILRLTG, encoded by the coding sequence ATGGAACTTTGTGGCTGCCTTTTTATTTTAGTATTACGCGGTGCCTTCTTTCCAAGGTATGGCGTATCTTCGCTATTAGGGATTGCAGTCTTATCAGAGGGGTTCTCGGCGTGCCATGCGTGTTATCAGTTTCTGACTGGGGTGCCACTGGTGGGGTTAGGATTCGGGGAGATCTTAGAGGTGGTGAAACTGCTCAGAGAAACCCTGGTTCATACCTTTAGTGGGTTCAGACTGGAATTTACGTCCAGGGACGGGGGAGGAGCGCCACTAAGCAGACTCCTGCTCCAAGTGCTGGGTCTACTTGTTGCTTTGAACGAAGAAAAGGGGCAATTGAACATTGGAATTCCCCTTCGACGTTGGGGAAACCGGCTCACAGTAGCTCTGGGTCGGTTACAGAAAGAAGGGCTGGAATTCAATCTGACCAACGGCGCTTCGATTACTAAGGGTAAGGGAGCGCATCAGGCTCTACTTATTCTACGCCTTACAGGCTGA
- the rps2B gene encoding ribosomal protein S2, whose protein sequence is MTNLVLSTVCTKLLCTNAHLGRRVAAHHLKVYIRCFRNGIAILDSDKTLICLRNALDFVGYLICQKSRSFFLKTKNLFIYSIMAKMWSCINDSQWKIGAFFTNSYANPKKFRSRNNKIYFGLNRQPDCVVILHPDRKSSVILEADRSQIPIASLVDSTIPWKLDKRINYSIPANDPMRLVYLFRNSITKTVILERKRITAKNRTPRSHLSSCTEKSAAGIIIHSREVSSWAELGSELLPVVANYLQIYSEGAVPQPQGGAAQVVQGTPTPAPQEAPLPSIVPPSCYSLTGYVEDWVACNPTFMSDALNENMMGRGSLVHSSGFPAASGSGPSLNPAVASTPSSSFFQGVGSALEAAAAPAEPGEEVQQGAIEALNVAALPGVPQDELFGAMEQNLGTARPSSGSSGPACSSNSSRY, encoded by the coding sequence ATGACAAATCTGGTCCTTTCAACTGTCTGTACTAAATTACTTTGTACGAATGCACATCTCGGCCGTCGGGTAGCTGCTCACCATTTAAAAGTATATATCCGTTGTTTCAGAAATGGAATTGCTATTCTCGATTCAGACAAGACACTGATTTGTTTACGAAACGCTCTTGATTTTGTAGGATATCTCATTTGTCAAAAAAGCCGTTCCTTCTTTTTAAAGACGAAGAATTTATTTATATATTCGATAATGGCAAAAATGTGGAGCTGTATCAATGATTCTCAATGGAAGATCGGGGCTTTTTTTACCAATTCTTATGCTAATCCTAAGAAATTCCGTTCAAGAAACAATAAAATCTATTTTGGGTTGAACCGACAACCTGATTGTGTGGTTATTCTTCATCCAGATAGAAAGTCATCGGTCATACTGGAAGCTGATCGATCACAAATACCTATTGCATCCTTAGTTGATTCTACGATCCCATGGAAATTAGATAAAAGAATCAATTATTCCATCCCTGCGAATGATCCTATGCGGCTCGTATATCTATTTCGTAATTCGATCACGAAAACTGTGATTCTTGAACGGAAAAGAATCACTGCAAAGAACAGAACACCTCGTTCCCATTTATCTTCTTGTACGGAGAAGTCCGCCGCTGGAATAATAATCCACTCCAGAGAAGTTTCTTCTTGGGCGGAGTTAGGATCTGAACTTCTCCCTGTAGTGGCCAACTACTTGCAAATTTATAGCGAAGGTGCAGTACCGCAGCCACAAGGGGGGGCAGCCCAAGTAGTTCAGGGGACGCCAACGCCAGCCCCACAAGAGGCCCCCCTACCCTCAATTGTGCCACCTTCTTGTTACTCGCTGACCGGGTATGTGGAGGATTGGGTTGCTTGCAATCCGACTTTCATGAGTGATGCTTTAAATGAGAATATGATGGGTCGGGGCTCTTTAGTTCACTCCTCTGGCTTTCCAGCAGCTTCAGGTAGCGGGCCCTCCCTTAACCCTGCTGTGGCCTCTACCCCCTCCTCGTCGTTTTTCCAAGGGGTTGGTTCTGCTTTGGAGGCCGCCGCGGCACCGGCGGAACCCGGGGAGGAAGTTCAGCAGGGGGCCATTGAGGCTCTAAATGTCGCTGCGCTTCCCGGTGTTCCTCAGGATGAGCTGTTTGGAGCCATGGAGCAAAACCTCGGGACAGCCCGCCCTTCCTCAGGTTCCAGCGGCCCCGCCTGCAGCTCCAATTCATCAAGATATTGA
- the orf111-b gene encoding hypothetical protein has protein sequence MEVWLGLVTTTSSWRRRKTRHEGQPPGGVVRSGNSTRPAPKQRKRCVPHSRGTASEILEEGGDDVKSAWPLWAGPHTCYNGNDNGKQGCKAERIRKDCLSSDCSLQLGNMK, from the coding sequence ATGGAGGTTTGGTTAGGCTTGGTTACGACGACGTCGAGTTGGCGGCGGAGGAAGACTCGGCATGAAGGCCAGCCGCCCGGTGGTGTGGTACGTAGTGGTAATAGTACGCGCCCCGCTCCGAAACAAAGAAAAAGGTGCGTGCCGCACTCACGAGGGACTGCCAGTGAGATACTGGAGGAAGGTGGGGATGACGTCAAGTCCGCATGGCCCTTATGGGCTGGGCCACACACGTGCTACAATGGCAATGACAATGGGAAGCAAGGCTGTAAGGCGGAGCGAATCCGGAAAGATTGCCTCAGTTCGGATTGTTCTCTGCAACTCGGGAACATGAAGTAG
- the rps7 gene encoding ribosomal protein S7 gives MGDFDGEQKELIKKLVNFRMIDGKRTRVRAIVYKTFHRLARTERDVIKLMVDAVDNIKPICEVVKVGVAGTIYDVPGIVARDRQQTLAIRWILGAAFKRRISYRISLEKCSFAEILDAYRKRGISRKRRENLHGLASTNRSFAHFRWW, from the coding sequence ATGGGGGACTTTGATGGTGAGCAAAAAGAATTGATCAAGAAATTGGTAAACTTTCGCATGATCGATGGTAAAAGAACGAGAGTTCGTGCTATTGTTTATAAAACTTTTCACCGCCTAGCTCGAACTGAACGCGATGTAATCAAACTTATGGTTGACGCCGTAGATAATATAAAGCCAATATGCGAAGTGGTCAAAGTAGGAGTCGCAGGTACTATTTATGATGTTCCTGGGATTGTAGCCAGGGATCGTCAACAAACCTTAGCTATTCGTTGGATCCTTGGAGCAGCTTTCAAACGACGTATAAGCTACAGGATAAGCTTAGAGAAATGTTCATTTGCTGAGATACTGGATGCTTACCGAAAGAGGGGAATTTCACGTAAGAGAAGGGAGAATCTTCATGGACTGGCTTCCACCAATCGGAGTTTCGCGCATTTCAGATGGTGGTAA
- the orf135 gene encoding hypothetical protein, producing the protein MKLSSPTRICTTSASINLASRSILTIGGLNLVSLLDSSHVSTIGFSLFSGWRNKEGVRDYQLDNVGSIMFILAGGSTACFLSLFSKARLRVMPNGVKVLSVFGFPSDKIFTSLFLLVPPRAIFFPFGSASLTCDP; encoded by the coding sequence ATGAAACTATCATCTCCTACGAGAATATGCACTACATCGGCATCAATCAACCTGGCTTCGCGTTCTATTCTTACGATAGGGGGGCTCAATCTCGTCAGTCTCCTGGATTCCAGTCATGTCTCTACCATCGGTTTCTCCCTTTTCTCCGGCTGGCGTAATAAGGAGGGAGTCAGAGACTACCAACTCGACAATGTTGGCTCGATCATGTTTATATTGGCAGGAGGAAGTACAGCATGCTTCTTAAGCTTATTTTCCAAGGCGCGGCTGAGAGTTATGCCGAACGGAGTGAAAGTCCTGAGTGTCTTTGGTTTTCCGTCAGACAAGATATTCACTTCACTGTTCTTGCTTGTTCCCCCCAGGGCTATCTTCTTTCCTTTTGGATCTGCCTCTTTGACCTGTGATCCATGA
- the cox3 gene encoding cytochrome c oxidase subunit 3, with protein sequence MIESQRHSYHLVDPSPWPISGSLGALATTVGGVMYMHSFQGGATLLSLGLIFLLYTMFVWWRDVLRESTLEGHHTKAVQLGPRYGSILFIVSEVMFLFAFFWASSHSSLAPTVEIGGIWPPKGIGVLDPWEIPLLNTPILPSSGAAVTWAHHAILAGKEKRAVYALVATVLLALVSTGFQGMEYYQAPSTISDSIYGSTFFLATGFHGFHVIIGTLFLIVCGIRQYLGHLTKKHHVGFEAAAWYWHFVDVVRLFPFVSIYWWGGI encoded by the coding sequence ATGATTGAATCTCAGAGGCATTCTTATCATTTGGTAGATCCAAGTCCATGGCCTATTTCGGGTTCACTCGGAGCTTTGGCAACCACCGTAGGAGGTGTGATGTACATGCACTCATTTCAAGGGGGTGCAACACTTCTCAGTTTGGGCCTAATATTTCTCCTTTATACCATGTTCGTATGGTGGCGGGATGTTCTACGTGAATCCACGTTGGAAGGGCATCATACAAAAGCTGTACAATTAGGACCTCGATATGGTTCTATTCTCTTCATAGTCTCGGAGGTTATGTTCCTTTTTGCTTTTTTTTGGGCTTCTTCTCATTCTTCTTTGGCACCTACGGTAGAGATCGGAGGTATTTGGCCCCCAAAAGGGATTGGGGTTTTAGATCCTTGGGAAATCCCTCTTCTTAATACCCCTATTCTCCCTTCATCCGGAGCTGCCGTAACTTGGGCTCATCATGCTATACTCGCGGGGAAGGAAAAACGAGCAGTTTACGCTTTAGTAGCAACCGTTTTACTGGCTCTAGTATCCACTGGCTTTCAAGGAATGGAATATTACCAAGCACCCTCCACTATTTCGGATAGTATTTATGGTTCTACCTTTTTCTTAGCAACTGGCTTTCATGGTTTTCATGTGATTATAGGTACTCTTTTCTTGATCGTATGTGGTATTCGCCAATATCTTGGTCATCTGACCAAGAAGCATCACGTTGGCTTTGAAGCAGCTGCATGGTACTGGCATTTTGTAGACGTGGTTCGGTTATTCCCATTTGTCTCTATTTATTGGTGGGGAGGTATATGA